AAGAACATCGGTAACCTGTCAGACGACAATTcacatttctctctctctctctatctctttctctctttttttgaaaaaaataaacgatgatgatcatttcactttggttttcaataataatggtgagaAATCATAATTTACGTAACTTGTCAACAATAAGTAACAACGAATATTTACATTTAGTCGAAccattcatcaaatcattattgataataaattatgatttagtaagaaaatttgtttttcaataattgaatgtcataataataatacctgatgatgatgatgatgatgattaaatacAGCAAACAcacattatttttatgtGTTTATATGAGTTTTATTTCCGGATACtcaattcgaaaaaatcgaatttttttcagaataatgaaaatttcatggACAAATTACTGCCATCTAGCGGTCAATGTTTTTAGTCTTGATtttagaatttattttcgaattttaaaaacttgaatttgaaaaaaaaatttcgattgatcatttatgataaatataaataaataaataaaaaaaaataaaatttgacagtgaatttaattaaattggTATGTACAAAATTGGCATTTTAAattggtcttttttttgttattattgttgacgAAAATTCTATGGCTGTGAGATACGAAATAATCGACCGAATAGTTGTCCCATAGTGACGAAATTTCGAGCGGTAAAATCTTTTGCATATTCACTAAATGATTTACCAAATCCTTCGATTGATTCACGAATTTTGATGCCAATCAATTCACCGAGAACTTTGGCTGCAACACCGGCTGTTCCATGACGTTTAAGGTGTTTGTTACTGAAAAATCCATCATCGATATCTTCGTCCAGATCATGAGAATTTCcaaggatttttttcaataaatattttttcatatcatatcTTTTCAATGCTGATCCAAACAGATTACTGGTTTCATCTTTAGCTGGCAAATTATTAATGACTGATGATTTATCAATACCAGACAGTCCCGATGCCATTAATGGTAATCGAGAATTTCCGAATGCATAATTTGGTCCAATAAATTGTGAAGGAATATTATCAAAATCGGGTGTTGCCATTTTACCAGTTGTTATAAAATTTTCAGGAAAAAATTCTCCAGAACGTTTTTCAGctttttgatcaatcagaTATGGATTATTTAAAATTGGATTCGTTTCAACCGCCAATGAATTGGtcataattgtttttgtattatgCAATTGATctgtattcatcattgaatgatgaatagtAGCTGCATCCGAAACGGCCaatattatcaccattatgAACACTGCTTGATGTGAAAAACATGAGTCACggttggcaaaaaaaaattcaaattcattttacctgaaaaattatacaacaaattcatcatcttcttgcacaaattaaatttaaagaTTCGAAacgatgaaacaaaaaaaaaattcaatcagcacacaaaaaaatgattcgagccgatgatcaaaattgattaaaacgTCGATTGTTGATAGTGATGTGAATATAATTCAATGGTGTAATCTAAACATGAAAATCTGTCTATCTCTCTTACAAAATACACTGTTGAACTCTaataaatgaagatgaatattgtagacaacaacaacaacaacaacaaccaaccaaccaacaaaccaagcaacaaaataaaaacggtATTCCCGTGTATTTTTGATCTATAGATTtgactcttttttttctcaattttctTACCTGCcgtatttgaaatttgaattcatccatcatcatcaccatcaccatcaccatcatcatctctctctctctctctctgtctctaATAATGTACTTTATATCAGCattattcaccatcatccaAATGACCAGCCATCcgaattgaaaatgtcaaGTTCAAGGCTTGGTCAGGTCGGTCGGTCGGTTGGTCGGGTGATAAAGAGAAAATTCAGACCATATCAAAACGAAAATAGAAGATAATTAACTGAGATAGACCGAATTTACTGATGAAAAGCttctatttgaattttatggACAAGATCTTTTTAAAGATTCTCAAATAAAACGAATGAACACAACTgacaattgtttgtttgtttgttggttgattggttgtaaacattgttatttgaaatttgtcaGGTGGAAAAAAACTAGCTGATAATTAATGAAATATGAGTGAGAGAGAATGTAGAACAATCATAGCTATTCTATGTGTTGATATCCggttttttcgttgttgttgttgttgctgttgttgttgttttcaagaGGCCAAatgcacacaaacaaaaacatttagaatttttttttagaaacaTCATTAATCTCTTCGATAATAACGATAATCCAAGacattgatgacaaaattcgtttttgaaggatgatgatgatgatgatgcaaattcattttgattaattcGTCTAATTATTAAAAAGGAATTTAATCAGGTTTTTGAGAAAGAAACAAGCTTGTTAATGACAtttttaaatcttttttatcCGATAAACTGATatgatggaaaagaaaaatttttaaagaaTTAGGAAATTTTCAGTTTATGACAGGATAGATATTTTGGTGATTCAAAAGATTATGCAAGTGGTTGTTTAAATGATTATATATCCTATATATGGTTAGCAAATGAATAGCAAGAATGAAGATGACCTATGAATATAACCAATGATGAGATGACATATTCTATGTTGGCATTAATATTTCAAATATCCAAACATTTGGACATTTGGAATTTCGACTAAACAGTAGTAGTCTGAAATTGtctaacatcatcatcattacaataatgatcattaaataatatgaaaaataaaggTAGATTATAATCAAGTTCAattatctcttttttttctaaaatatttttttagctatgaatgtaaaaataaTCGCATGGTAAAGGggcatttttcatcatcatcattatcatcagcataataataataggtAGCTTGTGGTTGTAAAGCAtcaatttcttcttcttcttagCGAATTCTTCTTAGAATATTTTATGCAAATCAATATAAGAGAAAACAATCAACCACATAGTTGGATGCCATTTAATGTTGCGTAGCATTGCCATTGCTATGATGGGGATGTCCAAACCCAAAtctgtttattattgtttcgtGACtacaaatgatcattattattattatcatcatgaattcaTCCCTTTCTTTTTTAATCGTTCTTTGAATTgaactgattgattgattgatcgattgaaacCTGATGATTGTCACCTTTATTTTGTGGCTAATCATCAAACTTATAAAGAGAAATTGggccattttttcttcttgatgAATTTCTTAAGgctatgaaaacaaaattatctttGACTATATGTAGggtttaataataattataatcaacatcaataatggtaatgatttcGATACGAATGGACAGTAAAAGTAAAGTTTATTTATAGATTACTTtatagataataataaaaataatggacATTAGACAAAAAATACTTGAATCTATCAAAATCTGgtcaatcaaattgtttttttggtttttatcaaatgagtggtttttttttgaatgatttataACGATATTTTGGTACCAATATATATTAGACTAAATGTGATAGTGATTACCAAggccaatcatcattcttggTTAGTAAACAACTTGTTGCCATCCAAactttcatatatattttatggatttatttcaacaaaataatagaCAGGTCGAGAAACAATAATATGAGGGAAagaattatataataataataataatcattaattgtatatcaaatataaaaatgtcaattgtcgtatatttgtgtgtgtgtgtgtgtgtatgatgtatgtataaaaatgatgaacaatccAATGTGGTAATATTGATATGTAATGAAatgttattatatatatcttGTTGTATACACATATTTATATTGAAGGTTTCTAAATATCGAATCAAacgaatcgaaaaaaaaattttatttttaagcttgataaattgaatgacaaaaaattgtcaatttatcattaaatggaactatcatcatcatcatcatcatcactctATGGTCGTAATAGAAactttgtaaaaaaaagattcaaggctctgcttcatcatcatcgtttgatCCCTCTGTATGTTaactttgaaattcaatccataattattattttggtcTATTTCATATACCgatcaaatgaatggatggcaTTTCAATGACGATATTGAGATCGATCCGACagacaaacattgaaaaaggTGACATaaatgatggcaatgatgatggcaagcCACGACCCccgaaattaaaaaaaaaaaaatatttaaaaagtCTTAGCACAAAagatttgacaaaaaaaacaatattttcataaCAATGTAGACGTTTATAGTGAAGGTGCCTAGGTTTTCTAAACTTCAATAAAGACcacgaccaccaccaccacaacggCCACCACAATCAAACTACCATAATCACCGCGCAATCATAAACcaacaatgatcatgatgatgagtatatAAACGAGGATCGATGATATTGGTTCAATCTCGTAATGTTAATATCAACGatatatgatatatattttttttttttttgattttgaagattgatttgattattacatCATCGTTTAGACGAATTACTTTCGgattcgaaacaaaaataaaaagtgaGTGAAAGaggaaatttattttttttttaatgaaagaaaaagtaACAATGTCGACCACAAAAATTACCAATAATGAATCAAGTCATCgggacaataataaaatggatgTAAAAACCAAGTGTAagcaaaaaatcaaagaaattgTAAGTAGTTATTGATACATGGATCGatgacaaatgaaatttaattcattattcaaatctATTAATTCATATATAGCAATCTAAATCACGAATAAATCCGGTGGCCATCCTACAAAAAAATGCTCACGAATGGAACGTTTCAATTGAATCGGCTGAATTTGCAAGGTTAATGGATAAACATGATCCGTTGTGTTCATTTCGACAGATGTTTACGTTTCCAAAAAAAGCTGATCTTCCCAATAGTGAGTTGATatattaaatcaaatcatcatttgatagagaaaaagatagaaaaaaaatcactcgatgatgattgattacaTTGGTTACtaaaattaatatttttgttttcttctcgATAAgttgataaaatcaatttaaaagATCCAGAGGAGGAATGTATCTACTTATGTGGCCAATCATTGGGCCTGAAACCTAAACTATTGGATCAAAATGTACAAAAAGTATTGGATAATTGGGCAAACAAAGGTGTACACAGCCATTTTCATGGATATCTACCGGCTGCATTATCGGATCTGCcggcaaaaaaattaatggcaCGAATGGTTGGAGCACAAGAAAATGAGATTGCCATCTTAAACGGTTTGACCGTGAATCTACATTTGCTACTGGCAACATTCTATCGACCAGATTCGAATCgatataaattgatgattgaagatCATGCATTCCCTTCTGATAcggtttgtttttattgataaatcatattttaatatgatgatcaaaaatctCCTGACTTTGTGGTTTTTCCTCTTTATTTCTATAGTATGTAGCTAAATCACAGCTACGATCGCATGGAATATCACCGGAAAAGGGACTGATATTATTAAAACCTAGAAAAGTGAGTTTTATATTACTGATATTATCATCTTAAATACcattaaatgataaataaacagggagaaaatttattgaacgAGGATGACATCATACGATTGTTCGATGAACAAGGTGATCAAATTAAAGTGGCATTACTTCCGGCTGTCCAATATTATACCGGCCAATTATTGAATGTGAAACGCTTGACTGAAGCAGCTCAAAAAAGAGGAATTTTAGTTGGTGTGGATTTAGCACATGCAGTTGGCAATGTTCCAATATATTTGGATGATTGGAATGTTGATTTTGCCGCATGGTGTACATATAAGGTaagaattttgaatcattatgTTTTCTGTCATGTTATTTTAACCATAtcttattattcaaaaaatagTATATGAATGCCGGTGCTGGAAGTATGGCAGGGAtttatgtgaatgaaaaatattttgccaATTATAGCAAAACATTTCCCATGTATCAAGGATGGTGGGGTAACAAtgtacaaacaaaattcctGATGAAAGGTGATTTTGATCCTGCTTTAGGTGCCGATATGTTTAAATTAAGTAATCCATCGCCAGTGTTGAACGCAATGCTTATGACCAGTCTGGAGATATTTGAACAAACATCGATGGAAGAATTACGACAAAAAGAATACATATTGACTGGATATCTAGAGTTTATGATTAAATCGTTTTTTCCACAAACCGATAAACGGCATACTCATCAGCAACAAGAATCGACAAATAATGACGGCGATAatcgatcattattgatACCATCCATCCAAATCATAACACCATCAGATCCGGAACAACGAGGAGcacaattatcattgattttttccgtACCgctttcaatcattcatgaaCAATTTCAGAAACGTGGCATTGTGGTAAGAgatgaaatattcaatttggtttggtttggtttctctaattttgtttatgatttaaatataaaaaaaatagtgtgATATTCGAATGCCAAGTGTGATGCGTGTTGCACCGACCCCATTATACAATTCATTCACTGATGTTTATCGATTCATCACTACATTATATGATATATTTCAGAATATGGATAGCCTATCCATTAGccatactgatgatgatctttcaATAATGACCAAAGAAACTGGTGGTGTcataaacaatgaaattaGCGATGATGGCCAAGGATCTTCTATATCCGGTTCAGATTCAGAAGCCGATTCGCTTGGTGGCAGTACAAACACGctttagaataaaaaaaaattttttattttaaaactATTAATGATATAACCTAATATAATTATGGCAAtgagaattttcaattttctttataGAATATTTCCAAAGATAACAACAAcctgtgaatttttttttttgaaaaaaatgttacaattagcaaaaacaaataaattacgttcaattattttttttgtttataaattcatttgtgtgaaaaattgtgaattaatttttgactttccaaaatcattgacaattttttagAACTGAAATTTTGCAATGAGGAACGGAAAAGTCAACAATTTGAATAGAAATAGTTAAGGACATTCGTCATTAATCTTACCTCAtaaattttatgatgatgatgatgatttattttggCGACGTTtgacaatcaaattttttatgaaaaattcacCAGCTTTATATGAAGATCGAACTAATGGACCAGAGGCAGTGTAAGCAAAACCTAATTGATTACCATAATCTTCCCAAAAGGCAAATTTTTCGGGTGTTACATATTCGACAACTTTTAGATGACGTTTTGTTGGTTGCATATATTGACCCAATGTAAGACAATCGACATTAGCTTGCCGTAGATCttccattgtttgtttgatttgatcatctGTTTCCCCGAAACCAAGCATCAATGATGTTTTCGTTATGATTTCTGATTTAAATTCTTTAACACATCGAAGAACGTCCAATGATTGATCGTAATTGGCACGTGGATCTCTTACAAATTTTTGGTAATCACGAACAGTTTCTATGTTATGTGCAAACACATCTAAACCAGATAATGCTACCGCACGAACATCAGTACGTTGGCCACGAAAATCTGGTGTCAGACATTCGACAAGAAGTTTGGGAGAAAGACGTTTGATTTCACGGACAGTACGGGCAAAATGTTCAGCACCGCCATCAGGCATATCATCACGATCGACCGATGTAAGAACAACATAATCTAAATCCCAAGCTGCGATAGCTTGTGCGGTATTAATTGGTTCATCTGGATCTACTGGCGGTGGTTTACGAGCAGTTTTCACGGAACAAAATCTACATCCACGAGTACAAGTATCGCCCATTAACATGATGGTAGCGGTTGCAGTTGAACTTTCCGATCCACCCCAACATTCACCGATATTTGGACATTTAGCTTCCTCACAAACAGTGTGTAATTTAAGGTTACGAAGTGTCGATtttaatcgatgataatttggTCCAACTGGAATATCTCGTTTGAGCCATGGTGGTAAACGTAGCCGTTCACTTTCACCTATTTCCCGTTTTAATTTTCCTTGATAATCACTAAATGTCTGTACATTTCGTGGTACGACACCAGCAATAAAATCGTCAAATCCAGGTCCTTTGTCGagtttttctttgaatgtggttgaaattttatcatcagtCGGGCTGCCATCATTAGCATTCGATAGTGATGAGCCAGTCGAAAAACACATCCAACGTTGTATGGATAAAGAAACAGCTAATTTCGTTCGATGGCTCAATGTATGttgcatttttgttgttgttacaacaataaatttatttgaacaaaaatttaaacaataataataattccaaaACCATTTAATTCGAACTTTGATCGCTTGCTTTTGTTAGCAATTTTACATTTGCAACCAAACGAGTAGAAATAGACTCGAGCGAATGTGTTTATATTGgatgtttatgtttatatcacagcatttttttttttgattcaattcatcattgccataatctcattatcatcaaacgaCCATATAGCCATTTTATTCAGCTTGTCatcatattatttttttcttttgttttaattattattttggacAACAAAAGCTTAATTCCAATTTACATGCACATATTTTGCTGTTATAAAAAAGTCATCAATCGTAATAAATTATTAGAATAATAAGAAATGggtgatcatcaacaacaagatctAATCGAACAAATCCGTGATCAATTGACCGAAGATCAACGGAAAAAATTGTCTCAATTTAAAGTgagtttcaaattttgtctttcagaataaatatttatttatttatttaaggATATATCcggaatgaatgattttgaatccTATCATATATTGCGAGCAAATGAATGGAACGTTGAAATTGCTTTGGATCTTACCTTGGAAGGAGCTTATAATCGCGATGTCATTCAGAATATGATACAGCAATCGAACAGTAATAACAACGAAGAGCAGCCTGATACAACAACATCTTCATTGAGACGTCGAAATGTTCCGACACCTCCGTCATCGTTTTCTTCCACgagtttttcatcatcatcgacattatTGCTTGATAATGATACAAATACAAGTGCAATAAATAACAATAGAAGTAacaataatagtaataatgataatgataatggtctTCATATGGTACTATGGAATACGGCTACCTGGATATTTAAATTACCATTTATATTGGTCATGAATACCTTGAATacattttatgattttttcatctcgATGATCTATCCGACATTAAGTAGGTTTACAATTTATATtgcgattatttttttttaaatttgctGCATTTTTTCTAGATTATGATCCAAATGGAACAGTCGAACTATTCATTCGTGAATTTGAGGAAAAAtatggacaacaacatccCACATTTTTTCGTGGTACTTATTCCCAAGTAATCGAACATGGTAAACGTGAGATACGTTTCGTATTAATCTACATTCATTCTCCATCATATCGcgatattgataaattttgtaCAAACGTTATTATCACacaaaaatttatcgatttaaTCAATGGAGAAAATCTAATATTCTGGTCATGCTCAGTTGATTATCCGGAAGGTTATAAAGCTTATCAATCGTTAAAGGTTAATCAATATCCTTTCATGGCATTGATTGGCCTTAAGAATCACaaaatgattgtaatgaaaaaaatcgaaggCTTCCACAATGTCGATACCATTGTGGCCACTTTACGTACTGCTatacaaaataatgaattttcctTGATGGCTGCCCGTCTTGATCGTCAGGAACGTGATATGGCAAGTTTGATTCGCGCTCAACAGGATGCTGCATTTGAAGAATCGTTGAAAGCCGATCAAGAAAAAGAACGCCGTAAACGTGAAGAACGCGAACAAATTGAACGAAAAGAACTTCTtgaacgacaacgacaacaagcTGAAGAGGAACGTAAACAACGGATATCAGATATGAAGAAATCATTGCTCGCAGACATATCAACCGAACCGGATGCTGATCAATCGGATGCATGGCGTATAATGTTCAAACTGCCTAATGGTACACGCTTAGAGCGCCGGTTTCTCCGTACAGATCCTGTCAAATATCTTTACTATTATGTATTTTGTAAAGAGATggaattgataaattttaaattgcgTACAAATTTTCCTACGCGTGATCTTCCCGGACATTCACcatcattcgatgataataGATTGCCGAATTCATCGGATATGAATCTGCCATTAGAACAATGTAATCTTGACAATAATATCGTACTATTTGTACATGATTTGGATTCATAAAATTCCATCTTTTTTGAATGGAAACACCGTCGTTAATCCCCGatacattgatttttttttaatattctaATTGTGAAAAATACACCCATAATTATATGAATACTTATTGAAAATGtggtaaaaaattttacttttatcgtttatttagatttttttttatttttgttgtttattgtttgaaaCCAGAAAATTCTGTTTACTCAAAAAAGACATATGCTATTCtctatattttatttttcattttatgattcattctcaaatcataatataatgataaatgcTTTTACGAAAAGGACCAAgttttgaacaaattttaaaataatcgATGTTTTCGTTCATTACACGATACTCGTACGGCCAGgtttattttgttcttttCTCGTTTTCATGCTTGtctatgattttttttccttcattcAAGTCATTTGCAAATTTTATAATCTTATCAcgcaatttatttattgcaTAGTTGAGCTAAttaatatgaaatgaaatgaaatctatcattatcaatagcAATCAAAGAAATAATGGTTAAATGATTGACCCATTATTCATGATGAACAGTTAAAAGGGCATCGTTTCGAATCAACTATTggcaataaaattgaatttttttatggtcGCTAAAacgatgaataaattaaattcacaACCATTTTCTAAATCAAATCcagatcaatcatcatcagcgaCAATGACTACAAAAAGccaaaaaacatcaaaatctGATATGACTTTATCATCGAATGTTAAATATGAACATCTAGTCGCCGGTATATCCGGAGGGGTAGCATCCACACTGGCATTACATCCACTTGATTTGCTCAAAGTTCGGTTGGCTGGTAAGACATATTGTTTTCACTTGAAAAATAATCgctaattttaattttttttataatcagTCAATGATGGTCAAGTAGCAACTAGACCACAATATAGTGGCTTAATTAATGCCGTTACGACCATATTTCGTCAAGAAGGTGTTCGTGGATTTTATCGAGGTGTCACACCAAATTGTTGGGGTGCTGGAACTTCTTGGGGTCTTTATTTTCTATtgtaagcaaaaaaaaaatttttagccGTTTGTCCATTattaaatatttaaattttcatacaGTTACAATGCAATAAAATCTCACATGTCCAATGTCGGTGatatacaaatgaatttgaatgctGGTCAACATATAGTGGCCGCATCCGAAGCGGGTATTATGACCTTGGTGTTGACTAATCCAATATGGGTGGTTAAAACACGATTATGTCTTCAATACGGTGGTATGAGCGAAAATGCTGTCCAACCTACTAAACGCTATAGTGGTATGTTGGATGCATTGACCAAAATCTATCGTTTTGAAGGCATTCGGGGCCTATATCGTGGATTTGTACCAGGTATATTTGGTGTATCACATGGTGCACTACAATTTATGGCCTATGAAGAATTGAAACGATATTATATTGAACATTATGGTTTACGACGGGAAGAACGATTAGGGACAGCAGCCTATCTTGGTTGTGCTGCTTTAAGTAAATTATTTGCCGCAATCATCACATATCCATATCAGGTGGTACGTGCACGTCTACAAGATCAATATGCAAATTATAATGGCGTTGTGGATGTTATACGTCGTACTTGGAGGTATGTTTAtccaaaacattttttcaatctttaTAGTTTTCGATCTCATTGGACGTCTCGAAAAAAATACCCATTCATAAATTCATGCTTCGCTGCAACTgtataatttgttttttttcattttttgcattaatatgatgttgatttcatttttttaatcggTAATTCGATTTAGTCGGTTCACCTTTTGCTTCCGGCATCagaattttgtttaaatACGTTGGTTTAATGATAACATGATTttctaatcaaatttttcatggttcattcaaatttccgttttatttttgattttgttgatgtttgcgtgtgtgtgtgtatgtatgtatgtatgtatgtatgcaTGTTTATGCGAATTCCTTAGAGCTTTTGTTTCCCGGTAATTCGAATTTGAACATGCACAAAACTCTTTCATCTTTCTATCGAATCCTAACCATCGGACCGAGAGCAATGGAATCCGGTATGATGTAAGATGAATGACTGAATTGTGGTCTAATTTATGGAGCAACCATAAAACCTGATcccatttatatttttccatgtttttttttcctctattGTTACGCTTCTTTTCACCCCACATTTTTATGGTTCGTTTATCTTCATCTAGTGTAGGGCTACACTTTTCAATTATAGTTAACACTTTCttaaatgtttgtgtgtctctataaaaaaaacctctTTCCGTCTTGgtctattttttgttttatatctTATTTCTCGGTCTTTTATATGTCAGGTACGAATCGTTACGAGGATTTTACAAAGGTCTTGCTGCCTATCTACTTCATGTTACACCGAACATTTGCATCGTATTCATTATATATGAACATTTTTCTCGGCCATCTAAATTGGATTcggttgttgatcatcaaatgccatcaacatcatcatcatcatcatcatcatcatcatcaccatcacaacaacaaacatcatcaacacaatcattatcatctttaaTAGCCACTGATATTAGCGCTGTGGAAACATCATcttttgtatttgatgaatgaacattgatcaaattctttttatgTGATTACACCCTGTGttaaaacacaaacaaaaaaacaaaaaatcgaacCAAATCTCTAGAACAAAACAACCACAATAATAGTGTGCGTaggtttttgatgatgatgatggccgaAT
This window of the Dermatophagoides farinae isolate YC_2012a chromosome 3, ASM2471394v1, whole genome shotgun sequence genome carries:
- the LOC124495216 gene encoding solute carrier family 25 member 32 isoform X2 → MVAKTMNKLNSQPFSKSNPDQSSSATMTTKSQKTSKSDMTLSSNVKYEHLVAGISGGVASTLALHPLDLLKVRLAVNDGQVATRPQYSGLINAVTTIFRQEGVRGFYRGVTPNCWGAGTSWGLYFLFYNAIKSHMSNVGDIQMNLNAGQHIVAASEAGIMTLVLTNPIWVVKTRLCLQYGGMSENAVQPTKRYSGMLDALTKIYRFEGIRGLYRGFVPGIFGVSHGALQFMAYEELKRYYIEHYGLRREERLGTAAYLGCAALSKLFAAIITYPYQVVRARLQDQYANYNGVVDVIRRTWRLEGAKGFYKGIVPNLLRVTPACAITFVVYENTSHLLLYGWSSTDNNNNSDNNNKTGH
- the LOC124495216 gene encoding solute carrier family 25 member 32 isoform X1, with product MVAKTMNKLNSQPFSKSNPDQSSSATMTTKSQKTSKSDMTLSSNVKYEHLVAGISGGVASTLALHPLDLLKVRLAVNDGQVATRPQYSGLINAVTTIFRQEGVRGFYRGVTPNCWGAGTSWGLYFLFYNAIKSHMSNVGDIQMNLNAGQHIVAASEAGIMTLVLTNPIWVVKTRLCLQYGGMSENAVQPTKRYSGMLDALTKIYRFEGIRGLYRGFVPGIFGVSHGALQFMAYEELKRYYIEHYGLRREERLGTAAYLGCAALSKLFAAIITYPYQVVRARLQDQYANYNGVVDVIRRTWRYESLRGFYKGLAAYLLHVTPNICIVFIIYEHFSRPSKLDSVVDHQMPSTSSSSSSSSSSPSQQQTSSTQSLSSLIATDISAVETSSFVFDE